One Methanobrevibacter sp. genomic window carries:
- a CDS encoding 30S ribosomal protein S7 gives MSKLFDKWDLDEVKVEDLGLVKYICLDETLVPHTSGRHVKRQFAKSKVSIVERLMNKIMRTHLNSGKKNKAYLIVKEALEIINRRTKQNPVQVLVKAVENTAPREETTRIKYGGIGYQVAVDISPQRRVDLSLGFLTRGTLQSSFKNRRSVAECLADELILASEEDSRSFALRKAEEKERVAKAAH, from the coding sequence ATGAGTAAATTATTTGATAAATGGGATCTCGATGAAGTAAAAGTTGAGGACTTAGGTTTAGTAAAATATATCTGCTTAGATGAAACTTTAGTTCCACATACTTCTGGTAGACATGTAAAAAGACAATTCGCAAAATCTAAAGTATCTATTGTTGAAAGATTAATGAACAAAATCATGAGAACCCATCTTAATTCTGGTAAGAAAAACAAAGCTTATCTCATTGTAAAAGAAGCTTTAGAAATCATTAACAGAAGAACTAAACAAAATCCTGTTCAAGTTTTAGTTAAGGCTGTTGAAAATACTGCTCCTCGTGAAGAAACTACCCGTATTAAATACGGTGGTATTGGATACCAGGTTGCGGTGGATATTTCTCCACAAAGAAGAGTGGATCTTTCATTAGGTTTCTTGACTAGAGGTACTTTACAATCTTCATTCAAAAACAGAAGGTCTGTTGCTGAATGTTTAGCTGATGAATTAATTCTTGCATCTGAAGAAGATTCAAGAAGTTTCGCTTTAAGAAAAGCTGAAGAGAAAGAAAGAGTTGCTAAAGCAGCACACTAA